The following coding sequences lie in one Nocardioides sambongensis genomic window:
- the deoC gene encoding deoxyribose-phosphate aldolase codes for MPTTAPNEPAPGLASFSEVTRDESALRRFLHGLPGVDQVGAEARAAGLGTRSIKTTAKEWALDLAIRMVDLTTLEGQDTPGKVRALAAKALRPDPADPSCPSVAAVCVYGDMVSEVKSVVGDAVNVAAVATAFPSGRAAMDIKLADTRDAVEAGADEIDMVIDRGAFLAGRYQQVFDEIVAVKAACSRPDGSHAHLKVIFETGELQTYDNVRRVSWLAMLAGADFIKTSTGKVQPAATLPVTLVMLEAVRDFREATGVQIGVKPAGGIRTAKDAIKYLVMVNEIAGEDWLTPDWFRFGASTLLNDLLMQRTKLTTGRYSGPDYFTLD; via the coding sequence ATGCCGACCACCGCACCGAACGAGCCGGCCCCCGGACTCGCATCGTTCTCCGAGGTCACCCGGGACGAGAGCGCCCTGCGCCGGTTCCTGCACGGCCTGCCCGGCGTGGACCAGGTGGGCGCCGAGGCCCGCGCAGCCGGTCTCGGCACCCGCTCGATCAAGACCACCGCGAAGGAGTGGGCGCTCGACCTCGCCATCCGGATGGTCGACCTCACCACGCTGGAGGGGCAGGACACCCCGGGCAAGGTGCGGGCACTCGCCGCGAAGGCGCTGCGCCCCGACCCGGCGGACCCGTCCTGCCCGAGCGTCGCCGCGGTCTGCGTCTACGGCGACATGGTGTCCGAGGTGAAGAGCGTCGTCGGTGACGCGGTGAACGTCGCGGCGGTGGCCACCGCCTTCCCCAGCGGCCGGGCGGCGATGGACATCAAGCTGGCCGACACCCGGGACGCGGTGGAGGCCGGCGCCGACGAGATCGACATGGTGATCGACCGCGGCGCCTTCCTGGCCGGTCGCTACCAGCAGGTCTTCGACGAGATCGTCGCGGTCAAGGCGGCCTGCAGCCGCCCCGACGGCAGTCACGCCCACCTGAAGGTGATCTTCGAGACCGGCGAGCTGCAGACCTACGACAACGTGCGACGGGTCTCCTGGCTGGCGATGCTGGCCGGCGCCGACTTCATCAAGACCTCCACCGGCAAGGTGCAGCCCGCCGCGACGCTGCCGGTCACCCTGGTGATGCTGGAGGCGGTGCGCGACTTCCGCGAGGCGACCGGTGTCCAGATCGGGGTGAAGCCGGCCGGCGGGATCCGGACCGCCAAGGACGCGATCAAGTACCTGGTGATGGTCAACGAGATCGCCGGCGAGGACTGGCTGACGCCGGACTGGTTCCGGTTCGGCGCCTCGACGCTGCTCAACGACCTGCTGATGCAGCGCACCAAGCTGACCACCGGCCGCTACAGCGGTCCCGACTACTTCACCCTCGACTGA
- a CDS encoding phospho-sugar mutase — translation MTTPDVDVLLTRARSWIGEDPDPATRDELEAAVAAVEAGERDAAADLADRFHGTLEFGTAGLRGTLGAGPNRMNRVVVIRAAAGLASYLVDGGAAPGSPVVIGYDARHNSEVFARDTAEVMAGAGLRPLLLPRPLPTPVLAYAIRERGAVAGVMVTASHNPPQDNGYKVYLGDGSQIVPPADSEIAARIRAVGHLATVPRRDPAETGGRVLDEEVVDSYLDTVAGLAGDGPRDLRIVYTPLHGVGAGPLLQVLETAGFPAAQVVDAQEEPDPDFPTVAFPNPEEPGAMDLALDLAARTGADLVLANDPDADRCAAAVAGQDGWRMLRGDEVGALLADHLLRAGRCGTYATSIVSSSLLAKQAAAHGQRAAETLTGFKWIGRLPDLVFGYEEALGYCVDPAHVADKDGVSAALLLAEIAAAAKAEGRTLLDLLDDVALAHGLHATDQLSVRVEDLATIGAAMERLRAHPPTRLGGSPVVQADELSEGSADLPPTDGLRYRTDDGSRVIVRPSGTEPKIKCYLEAVVPTQDRTREELPAARAEAADRLAALRADIAHAAGLPG, via the coding sequence ATGACGACACCCGACGTCGACGTGCTGCTGACCCGTGCCCGGAGCTGGATCGGGGAGGACCCCGACCCGGCCACCCGTGACGAGCTGGAGGCCGCCGTCGCCGCGGTCGAAGCGGGCGAGCGAGACGCCGCCGCCGACCTGGCCGACCGGTTCCACGGCACGCTGGAGTTCGGCACCGCCGGGCTGCGCGGCACCCTCGGCGCCGGTCCCAACCGGATGAACCGGGTGGTGGTGATCCGCGCGGCGGCCGGCCTCGCGTCGTACCTGGTCGATGGCGGCGCGGCGCCCGGCAGCCCCGTCGTCATCGGGTACGACGCCCGCCACAACTCCGAGGTCTTCGCCCGTGACACCGCCGAGGTGATGGCCGGAGCGGGCCTGCGCCCGCTGCTCCTCCCCCGCCCGTTGCCGACACCGGTGCTGGCCTACGCCATCCGCGAGCGCGGCGCGGTGGCCGGGGTGATGGTGACGGCGAGCCACAACCCGCCGCAGGACAACGGCTACAAGGTCTACCTCGGCGACGGATCGCAGATCGTGCCGCCCGCGGACAGCGAGATCGCCGCCCGGATCCGGGCGGTCGGCCACCTGGCGACGGTGCCCCGCCGGGACCCGGCCGAGACCGGCGGCCGGGTGCTCGACGAGGAGGTGGTGGACAGCTATCTGGACACCGTTGCTGGCCTGGCCGGCGACGGCCCGCGCGACCTGCGGATCGTCTACACGCCGCTGCACGGCGTCGGCGCCGGGCCGCTGCTGCAGGTGCTGGAGACCGCCGGCTTCCCCGCCGCGCAGGTGGTGGACGCCCAGGAGGAGCCGGACCCCGACTTCCCGACGGTGGCCTTCCCCAACCCCGAGGAGCCGGGGGCGATGGACCTGGCCCTGGACCTGGCGGCCCGGACCGGTGCGGACCTGGTGCTCGCCAACGACCCCGACGCCGACCGGTGCGCGGCCGCGGTCGCCGGGCAGGACGGGTGGCGGATGCTGCGCGGCGACGAGGTCGGCGCGCTGCTCGCCGACCACCTGCTGCGCGCCGGACGCTGCGGCACCTACGCCACCTCGATCGTCTCCTCGTCGCTGCTGGCCAAGCAGGCGGCCGCCCACGGGCAGCGTGCGGCGGAGACCCTGACCGGCTTCAAGTGGATCGGCCGGCTGCCGGACCTGGTCTTCGGCTACGAGGAGGCCCTGGGCTACTGCGTGGACCCTGCCCACGTCGCGGACAAGGACGGCGTCTCCGCCGCGCTGCTGCTGGCCGAGATCGCCGCGGCGGCGAAGGCGGAGGGCCGCACCCTGCTCGACCTGCTCGACGACGTCGCGCTCGCGCACGGGCTGCACGCCACCGACCAGCTCTCGGTGCGGGTCGAGGACCTGGCCACGATCGGAGCGGCGATGGAGCGGCTGCGCGCACACCCGCCGACCCGGCTCGGCGGCTCCCCGGTCGTCCAGGCCGACGAACTGAGCGAGGGCAGCGCCGACCTTCCGCCGACCGACGGGCTGCGCTACCGCACGGACGACGGCAGTCGGGTGATCGTCCGGCCGAGCGGCACCGAGCCGAAGATCAAGTGCTACCTCGAGGCCGTCGTACCGACGCAGGACCGCACCCGCGAGGAGCTGCCGGCCGCCCGCGCCGAGGCGGCCGATCGGCTCGCCGCGCTGCGGGCCGACATCGCGCACGCGGCGGGGCTGCCGGGCTGA
- a CDS encoding aldo/keto reductase, whose amino-acid sequence MTTSIRPLPAEVPTRTLGTHAPLTVSTLGLGCMGMSEFYGPSDEASSIATLHRAVDLGVTFLDTADMYGPFTNERLVGAAIADRRDRVQLATKFGNERRPDGTRVGINGTPAYVRRACDDSLQRLGVEHIDLYYQHRVDPDVPIEETVGAMKELVDAGKVRHLGLSEASAETVRRAHAVHPITALQTEYSLFTRDLEDEILPVLRELGIGLVPYSPLGRGLLTGAVGRTGFADGDSRSSGYFPRSSGENLARNLTLVDRIGAVAEQHGCSPAQLALAWVLAAGPDVVPIPGTRRVRYLEENLGALAVELDDEALAALEEAVPRAAVAGARYGDMSSIDG is encoded by the coding sequence CGGTCTCGGCTGCATGGGGATGTCGGAGTTCTACGGGCCCTCCGACGAGGCGAGCAGCATCGCGACGCTGCACCGCGCCGTCGACCTCGGCGTGACCTTCCTCGACACCGCCGACATGTACGGGCCGTTCACCAACGAGCGACTGGTCGGCGCCGCGATCGCCGACCGGCGCGACCGTGTCCAGCTGGCCACCAAGTTCGGCAACGAACGGCGCCCCGACGGCACCCGCGTCGGGATCAACGGCACCCCCGCCTACGTGCGGCGTGCCTGCGACGACTCCCTGCAGCGGCTCGGCGTCGAGCACATCGACCTCTACTACCAGCACCGGGTCGACCCGGACGTGCCGATCGAGGAGACGGTCGGTGCGATGAAGGAGCTCGTCGACGCCGGCAAGGTCCGCCACCTCGGCCTGTCCGAGGCCTCTGCCGAGACCGTCCGCCGGGCGCACGCGGTCCACCCGATCACCGCGCTGCAGACCGAGTACTCCCTCTTCACCCGGGACCTCGAGGACGAGATCCTGCCGGTGCTGCGCGAGCTCGGCATCGGCCTGGTCCCCTACTCCCCGCTCGGGCGCGGCCTGCTCACCGGCGCCGTGGGCCGGACGGGCTTCGCCGACGGCGACAGCCGCAGCAGCGGCTACTTCCCGCGCAGCAGCGGGGAGAACCTGGCCCGGAACCTGACCCTGGTCGACCGGATCGGCGCGGTCGCCGAGCAGCACGGGTGCAGCCCGGCCCAGCTGGCGCTGGCCTGGGTGCTGGCGGCGGGCCCCGACGTCGTACCGATCCCGGGGACGCGGCGGGTCCGCTACCTGGAGGAGAACCTCGGCGCGCTCGCCGTCGAGCTCGACGACGAGGCCCTCGCCGCGCTGGAGGAGGCCGTCCCGCGCGCGGCCGTCGCCGGGGCTCGGTACGGCGACATGAGCAGCATCGACGGCTGA